A stretch of DNA from Alteromonas gilva:
CATCATAGCAACTCTTTTTTATCGGTAGAACATTATGGCTAATATAAAAATACTGCATAACCCGCGCTGCTCGAAAAGTCGTGAAACCCTGAAACTATTAGAAGAAAAAGATATCGCTGTTGATATCATTGAATATTTGAAAACGCCACTGACAGAACAGGAAATCCGCTCGCTCTACACAAAGCTTGACCTGGAAAATGTTACGCAGATGATGCGGGTGAAAGAGCCCGAATATAAAGCGGCGGGTCTCAATAGCGCTGATACCACCGACGATCAGCGCTTTGCTGCGATGGTGCAATATCCCAAGCTCATCGAGCGACCAGTTGTCATTAACGGTGATCAGGCTAAAATTGGCCGTCCACCAGAATCGGTACTGGATATTGTTTAACATGGGACCAGTGCTCATCCTGTATTACAGCCGCCATGGCGCCACCGCGCAACTGGCCCGAGCCATTAGCATGGGCGTTGAAGCGGCGGGTCACAGCGCCTTATTGCGCACAGTACCACCAATATCATCTGATCCAAACGCTGAACGCCCTGATGATCCAAGCCAGGGGCCGCCCTATGTGACCCTCGATGACCTGCGGGATTGCAGTGCCCTGGCACTGGGAAGCCCTACCCGATTTGGCAACATGGCCGCGCCAATGAAACACTTTATCGATTCAACCAGTGGCTTGTGGCTGGATGGTGCGCTGATAAATAAGCCTGCCTGTGTATTTACCTCGACCTCGAGTTTACACGGTGGTCAGGAAACAACCCTGCTGTCGATGGCACTGCCGCTGCTTCATCACGGCATGGTCATCGCCGGCATACCCTATTCAGAGCCGGCTCTGCATTCCACCACCAGTGGTGGTACGCCTTATGGTGTTACCCATGTTGCCCATAGCAATACCTCAACACTCACCACTGATGAAAAATCACTTTGCCTGGCACAAGGAAAGAGACTTGCGCAACTTGCCAGTGCATTACATGCTCAAGCAACCAAAGGCGATGCTTTATGACGACCCCAATGGCAAGTAAAACCCGGCAGTTTCGGTATCTGGCGTTAGTGTGCCACCTGGGATTGCTGGTTTGGATATCAGCATGGCAACTTTTATTCACAACCGGCCAATCTTATTCATTAGTATTTATCTTCCTGATGTATGTGTTACCGCTATTATTACCTTTACCGGGTGTCATCAAAGCAAAACCATACACCCATGCCTGGGCCAATTTTATAGCGCTGTATTATTTGCTACACGGATTAACGGTTTTTTATGCCGAGCCTGATGCACGCTGGTTTGCCAGCATCGAAATCCTGCTGGTCATCGGTATGTTCACCGGCTGTAGCGTATTTGCCAGACTCAGAGGGCGTGAACTGGGCTTAGGGTTAAAAAAGCTCAAAGAAGAGATGAAAGAAGAATGCGAGCATTTCACAAAGCGTTCGTAGCGCCTGTTATACTCACACTACTAAGCGCATGTGGAGGTTCTGGCGGCGACAACGGCGGCAATCCCGGCCCGGTCGTTGAGCCGCCCACTGAACAACCGCAACTGACGCCCGTTCTAAGCAGCGATAATCTCGCGTTGTACGGCCAACTCTCGGCAATTACCAATGAGTCGGTCGGCCTGGTTTTACTGAGCGCTGATGGCAGTCGCTTATCAGACATCCAGTGGCAACAAATAAGCGGTCCTGCTGTCAGCTTGTTGGCTGCGCACACGCAGGCTGTGGGATTTGACATCCCCGCAGCCGGTAATTACGAGTTCAGGGTCACTGCAATTACCCAGAGTGGTCAGCAACGCCAGCTTTCATTCACCCTGACAGCCAGTGACGACGCGACACCCGAAATAGCCAACGTGCGACTTGACCATATGGCAACAGAGCGCGGCCGAGTCTCTTTACGGGTAGACAGCCCTACGCCAAAAATTATCACCACAGTGAGTTGGGAACAAACGGCAGGCCCGCCGGCACAACCTCTCACGCAACAGGCTGATACCACTAACGGACCACTACAAAGCCTATTTTTTACTGCCCCTGAGGTAAACCAAGACAGTGTCTTGGAGTTTGTTGCAACGGTGCAGTTTGATGATGGAACCACAGCAACTGACAAAGTACTGGTTGGTATTAATAATACCGCTGTCGCCGATGACGGCATATTTACCCAAAACGACATGTTTGTGACCACCGATCTTATCGCTTACCGCGAAGATAGCCCCTACGCCGACGCCCTGCGGGAATGTGTCTACACAAACCAGTTAGTTAACAGCTGCACTTTTGCAGACTTACCTTTGATTGGTATGCAAACGGCCACACCTGATGTTGATGATATTCTCGATAAAACACTGGTCTCCCACCCCTGGATGGGCGAGCGTTTTGCTGAATTTCTGCGCCAGTCGGCAACCAGCGAGGATATGCTGAAATTGTTACGAGGGGTCACGGCGGTGGTTATTTCATACGATATCAGGCCGTCATTCTACTGGGTACGAACCGGCGCTATTTATCTGGATGCACGTAACTTTTGGCGCACACCGGCCGAGCGCGATACCCTCAACACGGCACCTGATTATCGCAGTGACTTTGGCAATGCCTTGCAATTTGGCATTTACTGGCGTTATGTCAAAAATAATCGCTATTATTTTCCTCAGCAATCGCTGGCAGCGAGTCTGCGCAATAGCCGGGATTTTAGCAAGCTGGAGGCATCACTGGCCTGGCTTATGTATCATGAACTGGCGCACGCCAATGATTTTTTCCCGCCTACAGCGTGGGCAGGTTTGCGGGATTCGCAAACACCGCTGGATCACCTTCGTAACAGCCCGCCGCAGTCTGATCAGTTGTTCGACACCTACCCACTGCAATCCGCTGTGCTGAATGAGTTGGCCAATGTATCATTTGGCGGTGCAGAGGCCACGGCTGCGCAACAGAGTTTCTCTGCCACCGACGCAGCGGATGAGTTCAGCAGTGATATAGCGCCTGCATACTATGCCTATTACACAACACGAGAAGACTACGCCACCCTGTTCGAGCAATTTATGATGCTCTACCGGCTCGGTGTCAGTGCCGACATTGGAGTGGTTGAAACGGTAAGTAACCCGCAGGCACTGATCACCTGGGGACAGCGAAACCGCATTAACCAGGATACTTTACAGGCCAGAGCTGCGTTCACGGTTGAGCGCGTTTTGCCGGAGTTAAATGTCGCTCAGCTGCAGGGCACACTGCCATCACCGGTGCAGCTTGAGCCTGGTGTATCCTGGTATGATTTTGACGCACTTATTACCAATGGCGCACTGCAGCGCAATGATTTAACCGGTGATTTAGCGGGGAATAAAAGTAATCTGTTCAGACCCCCGCTGAGGCTCAGGAGTCTTGATGGTCATCTGCGGTACTGAGTTCACGTTTTACCAGCGCTACTGATATTTTCTTCTGTTCCTGTAAAGAGCGCTGATCGAGGCGATCCAGCAATGCCATTAAGCTGGGTAAGTCACGCTGGCTATGATTTAGTAAATAATGCAGCGCCTGAACCGATAGCGACAGACCGCGCTGGCGGGCGCGGGAACTGAGAATTTTTGCCCGTTGCTCGTCATTAAGCGGTTTCAGCTGGTAGGTTAAGCCGGCACTGATACGCGAACGCAGATCGGGTAGCTTAATTGCGTCACTTTGGGCACTGACCTGCGAGGCAATAATCAGCACACCAATACGCGTTTCACTGATACGGTTAATTAAATCAAACAACGCTTCTTCCCAGGCGTCATTGCCCGTAATGGCTTCCAGATTATCCACACAGACCACAGGTAACTGTTCCAGCGCATCAAGTACTGTCGGTGACAGTGACACCACATCTTTTAAATTTACATACGCATGGGGTATCGCCCGGCCTGCCAGATGATGGCAAACGGCATACAGCAGGTGACTTTTACCACGGCCGGCACTGCCTATCAGATTAACTAACGGAATTGACGCCGCATCCAGTAAAGACAAAGCGGGTTCGCCTCGCCAGTCCGGCGAGTGGGCAGCAATGCAATGGAGTAACGCGACAAGCTGATTGTTATTGCCCGCTACAAAACTGGTAAAGGTTTCATCATCTGGGAGTGTTACCGGCAATGGCAATTGCATGGGCTACGGACTCCAAAAATAATGCATGCCTTCCAGCGGCTGGCCGAATGCATCAGTCAATGGTTGTAACTGACTGTCGAAAGACAATATCGCGCGAAAATCCTGTGCACTGCCAAGCAAACTGAGGCGGAAAGTGCTCACTGTCCCCTGCTGACTAACCAACATGACCTGATCAGTCACACTTAAATTTTGCAGATAAGACTGCACCGCAACAAACGCGTTTAAGTCCGCCAGGTTGCCAATCGTAAGCTCGATAGTCTCCGCTGAGGCTTTATCTCTGGGCAGAATGGCATACGTTTGTCCCAGATAATTCGCGTAGCGGCTAATAAATTCACTGACCAGCTCATTCACATCGTCACCAATCAAGGTATCATGAACAACACTTTGCACACTGGCGTTGGTGGCTACGTAGAGAAAATCCAACGAATACTGGCCTTTCCGCGCGCGGGCAGCAATTGTCGAGAATTCTTCCTGGGTAAATAACGGCCCGCTCTCAGCAGACTCTTCCACCCAGGACATTTGCAGCGATGCCAGCTCAATGGGTAGCGGTAACCCGATCTCACCAAATTGATTTACCGTTATCGCAGGAGCCTTCATAGGCGCGATAAAAAATGGCTTTGCCGGCGGCTCAGGCTGATTATAAACAATGGGCTCAGTTCGGTTACGGTATATCCGTCCAGCCAGCACATAGTCGACGGAATAGCGACTGGCCGCCTGGATTAACTGGCCGGGAAACAAGCCCCACACATCGTAGCCGGTTATATTGAGAGTATCGTCAAGGTCCATTAACGGCAGCGACATCGGCACGCCGCGCTTATCTGCCTGCTTTCTTATGGTCTGCGCCAACGCCCCAACACTGCTGTCTTCGACGATGCGACGACGCCCTTCTTCGTTTTCTACGACCAGCCACATTAAGGCATCAGGGCGGCGACTCCCCCAAATAGGTAAACCTTGCTCAATCAATGCATTTTCGATCAGGCGCTGGTCAAACTCGGCCACCAGATAAAGTTGCTCTTGCTCTGCTGCAAAACGATAGGCACGTAAAAACCGATCGCTGTTAGCGCGAATGGATTCGATAGTTTGATAACGGGTGATGTCTTCCTGTCCGGTTAACTTAATCAGGACCTGATCGAGCGCACTTTTTGTTGCCCCCCTGAGGGTTTGGCTGGATTTATCTTTAACCGGTACCTTGCCGCTGCTCAAATCGATAGCCGAACTTGCCTGACTGACACCAAGCCACACTACTCCCAGCAGCAGGATTATAAACTTCATCATAGACAATACATTATTACGGATCTGCGCTGGCAAGAACTTAGCAAACTCCATGTTGATATGCGATCAAAAACAACGTTTTAATTGTTATCTATTTAAACACGTTTTTCATCTCAATAGTGCTGTTATCTTTACTCAACGCATCATCCTGTTGACTGACTGATGAGTTTTTATACAGTCGGGATATCATCAAAACCGTAAAATATGCCTCTGAGCCTGCTTACACGTTGGACATCATTGCGGATGCTGGTAGAATCCGCGCATTCAAACCTGTCTAAGTAACAAGGCTTACCTGTGTCTGAGAAAAATACGTCATTAAGTTATAAAGATGCCGGTGTCGATATCGATGCTGGAAACCAATTGGTTGAGCGCATTAAATCGGTTACCAAACGTACCCATCGCCCCGAAGTTCGAGGGGGCCTGGGCGGATTCGGGGCATTGTGTTCATTACCGGAAAAGTACAAAAATCCCTTGTTAGTTTCAGGCACTGATGGAGTTGGCACAAAGCTGCGTCTGGCAATGGATTATAGCCGTCACGACAGCGTTGGTATCGATCTGGTCGCAATGTGTGTGAACGATCTCATTGTGCAGGGCGCCGAGCCTCTGTTTTTCCTTGATTACTACGCTACCGGTAAGCTTAATGTTGACACAGCCGCCGCGGTAGTCAGTGGCATTGGCACCGGTTGTGAGCAAGCAGGTTGCGCATTAATTGGTGGTGAAACGGCAGAAATGCCCGGTATGTACCACGGCGATGACTACGATATCGCCGGCTTTTGCGTTGGTGTGGTCGAAGCCGATGAAGCCATCGACGGCAGTACCGTAACTGCCGGGCAAAAACTCATTGCACTGGGTTCGTCAGGCCCCCATTCAAACGGCTACTCGCTGATCCGGAAAATCATCGAAGTAAGCGGTGCTGATGTAAGCGCCGACCTTGAAGGCAAGCCGGTTATCGACCACCTGTTAACGCCTACCCGTATTT
This window harbors:
- the arsC gene encoding arsenate reductase (glutaredoxin) (This arsenate reductase requires both glutathione and glutaredoxin to convert arsenate to arsenite, after which the efflux transporter formed by ArsA and ArsB can extrude the arsenite from the cell, providing resistance.), with translation MANIKILHNPRCSKSRETLKLLEEKDIAVDIIEYLKTPLTEQEIRSLYTKLDLENVTQMMRVKEPEYKAAGLNSADTTDDQRFAAMVQYPKLIERPVVINGDQAKIGRPPESVLDIV
- the wrbA gene encoding NAD(P)H:quinone oxidoreductase: MGPVLILYYSRHGATAQLARAISMGVEAAGHSALLRTVPPISSDPNAERPDDPSQGPPYVTLDDLRDCSALALGSPTRFGNMAAPMKHFIDSTSGLWLDGALINKPACVFTSTSSLHGGQETTLLSMALPLLHHGMVIAGIPYSEPALHSTTSGGTPYGVTHVAHSNTSTLTTDEKSLCLAQGKRLAQLASALHAQATKGDAL
- a CDS encoding DUF2069 domain-containing protein — encoded protein: MASKTRQFRYLALVCHLGLLVWISAWQLLFTTGQSYSLVFIFLMYVLPLLLPLPGVIKAKPYTHAWANFIALYYLLHGLTVFYAEPDARWFASIEILLVIGMFTGCSVFARLRGRELGLGLKKLKEEMKEECEHFTKRS
- the hda gene encoding DnaA regulatory inactivator Hda, whose translation is MQLPLPVTLPDDETFTSFVAGNNNQLVALLHCIAAHSPDWRGEPALSLLDAASIPLVNLIGSAGRGKSHLLYAVCHHLAGRAIPHAYVNLKDVVSLSPTVLDALEQLPVVCVDNLEAITGNDAWEEALFDLINRISETRIGVLIIASQVSAQSDAIKLPDLRSRISAGLTYQLKPLNDEQRAKILSSRARQRGLSLSVQALHYLLNHSQRDLPSLMALLDRLDQRSLQEQKKISVALVKRELSTADDHQDS
- a CDS encoding DUF2066 domain-containing protein; the encoded protein is MMKFIILLLGVVWLGVSQASSAIDLSSGKVPVKDKSSQTLRGATKSALDQVLIKLTGQEDITRYQTIESIRANSDRFLRAYRFAAEQEQLYLVAEFDQRLIENALIEQGLPIWGSRRPDALMWLVVENEEGRRRIVEDSSVGALAQTIRKQADKRGVPMSLPLMDLDDTLNITGYDVWGLFPGQLIQAASRYSVDYVLAGRIYRNRTEPIVYNQPEPPAKPFFIAPMKAPAITVNQFGEIGLPLPIELASLQMSWVEESAESGPLFTQEEFSTIAARARKGQYSLDFLYVATNASVQSVVHDTLIGDDVNELVSEFISRYANYLGQTYAILPRDKASAETIELTIGNLADLNAFVAVQSYLQNLSVTDQVMLVSQQGTVSTFRLSLLGSAQDFRAILSFDSQLQPLTDAFGQPLEGMHYFWSP
- the purM gene encoding phosphoribosylformylglycinamidine cyclo-ligase, yielding MSEKNTSLSYKDAGVDIDAGNQLVERIKSVTKRTHRPEVRGGLGGFGALCSLPEKYKNPLLVSGTDGVGTKLRLAMDYSRHDSVGIDLVAMCVNDLIVQGAEPLFFLDYYATGKLNVDTAAAVVSGIGTGCEQAGCALIGGETAEMPGMYHGDDYDIAGFCVGVVEADEAIDGSTVTAGQKLIALGSSGPHSNGYSLIRKIIEVSGADVSADLEGKPVIDHLLTPTRIYVKSVLELLGSVKVAAISHITGGGFWENIPRVLPADKKAVIDANSWQWPAVFNWLQEHGNVTTHEMYRTFNCGVGLVLVVDEQDVESALSVLNNAGENAWLIGDIAELDGEEQVEINA